The region GCAAGGGTATCCCGAGGAGCGGACTTTggcaatatggcaccctgagcgagGAAAAAATTTGGATACCCCCCACCACTaaatattcattattttcataatAGTTCATTTTGATACAGTTGcttctcagtaggtacctgtataaatataggttttattattactactaggcttttttttttaagccggaACTCAATtctggaacctctcaggtggcctccattgccattctgagagaacaatgggggtgttcatgatgagttccggcacctctttttctagaaaaatagcactgatgattgatattattattattattattattattattattattattattgctactattactattatttcgcTCCCCATTGGCTTGGCATCTTGCGAGAGGGAACTgcctgcaccaccctaaatccagtgTAATATGCTCCCCCAACACAGCCCCCCTGCAGATCTGGGCCCCCTCCCTGCTACCACCATTGTGCTCACACTGCTACCTTCACCCGTGGCTGTACCCACGCTGCTGCcgcaatgcagcagcagcagcagcggtacAGGTGGCTGTGGCCAGACTAGTAgcagggggtggggcgggggttgGATCCGCCACCTGAGGCAAATTGCTTTGCCTTGTCTCATGGAAGGGCTGGACTTGACTCCATGACAGGTGTAAGagcttaaaaaaacccctcacccACTTTATTAAGCCGCATTGATGCAATGATGTGTCAGGAGATGAGTCGTTTTGGCTATCTCAGGTTACCtcaggctagatggaccaatggtctgacacaaTATATGGCAGCCTTCTGGGTTATGTTCACCCTGAAGAATTGGACAAACACAGAGCTGTTTGCGATATTAATATTGCGTAGTTTGAAGTGACTGaaagcataagaactgactccttttggaataggtcattgtccagacccattaaaatatgtattattcttttttccccaaataatttttattcaataaacaaacaacacaaaaacaaaaaacataatttcaATTCCTCTTATATCCCCTCATCTCAGTTCAATTCGCTccgccgagctgtgacttccctccctcccgccaccattaaaatattattcaaaactcccttcaaaatggagatcTGCAACTCAATATGACTGTACCAGTGACTTCACAAGCTACACTGTTGTGGGATTCTTTATACTGTACAGGCACATATTGGTTTTTAACAACCGaggcctgcagcaaaatgttgtactgtatttttcgctctataagacacactttccccctcctaaaaacagaggggaaatgtctgtgtgtcttatggagcgaaggcacggACGGCAGCAGGATCCCTGAACCGAAGGGATGCTTCTCCTGccagagccatggctcccagtggtgggggagggaggagccatGGCCTAccagagccatggctcccagtggtggtggggacctGCAgcaggagggcagggcagggaggaacagcccgaaaggagcccttttagGCTGCTGCTCCCACTGCACCATTGGGAGAGGTGCAGTGCCTCCCACAACAGCGGCTCCTCTGCCTGCCAGTGTGAGACGCAGCGGCGGGACCAGCGGCGAGAAAGGAGCCATTTCTCGCCATTCATCCCTCCCACTCACAACAGCAGGCAGAGGAGCCACGGTTGGGAGAGGTGCAGTGCAGCGCCTCCTACAACGGCGGCACCTCTGCCTACCTGTGCGAGAGGTGGTGGGGGAACCAACAGAATACTtttccccttgttttcctcctctaaaaactaagtgtgtTGTATGGTCTTATTGAGCTAAAACTACGGTATGTGTCAAGGCTGGCCTGAAACAAGATGGTGGCATCCTCCACTCCATGTACAGCAGCTGACCAGACTGGCAACTGAACCTTACTTCAGCTTTGGTCAGTGTcctctacagtcaaacctctgtttgcgaccgcctTGTGGAGCGACCGCTTTGGTTttcgaccaccgcggacccggaagtgtttacatccgggttccgcagcgcttggatgcgcagaagcgatctgcgcagcacgcGCATGTGcggaagcgctctatcggcgcttcatgcACGCGCAGACGAGTCCCTTTGGCAAGCGActgattcggggagcgaccgcccCCGCGGAGCGGATTGtagtcgcaaaccaaggtaccgctgtaccaCATCTAGAAGCagcagggagaaatttgattcaattcacaatcaaaatctgcactttacaaaacaatacaccaactgaaacagagccattcttcaaaattcacaccaaTGGATAAAGACAGAAAACCTAAATCTTGAttgatttgatgttttaattttttatttttattcaataacTGTTGTTATTTCAAAATGGGATCTTGTTAGAATCCCATGTAGAATTGCCCCCAACAATATTTTAGATTGTTCACATGTCTCACCATATATTGAACACTGACTAACGGGGTTTACCGATGATCATAGCTGCTATCAACCTTGCACCCAAGACCACACTTCCTACAGTAGCAGCGCAGCTCCTACAATACCACCAAGTGTCCCCCAGAGACCGATTTCCgcctgcaaaaaagaagaagaggtttAAGCATTTTTATTCACAGTGACTGAAGGTCCTTCATTTCTCACAACAGAGTTTGATATGAAActttgctttaaatgtttggaaacAGATAATAGCCAGATTTGAAATTCTCAGATTCCAAGGCAATTAAATCTGGGTTTAAagtatgctttaaaaaataattccgtGTAACAGAACATGCTTTGGTGCAAAAATATGAGTTCTGCGGAAGTCgcatcagacgtttgggttccaaagaatgtccaaaaaccagaacaatcacttcctgtTTTCGAttattcgggagccaaaacgtatgcGTACCAAGGCGTACAagttccgaggtacaactgtaattccTTGTAAAAGAATATGCTTTGGTGCAAAAAAACTGAGTTCTGtgactatagtttgaaaaataTTAAAGGAATACAGACCCAACATTTTTCATCAGGGTACAAGACTGTTATTGATTTGGAAACCTGAGTTCTGAGTTTTTAATCTTCTCATTTGTCCTTTCAGACAATTTAAGTGTATGAACTCAAGTTATCTTTAAATGTTatgatatttattttttgttctgttttgcagtCCTTCAACATATTCCAGTAAATGTTCAGTTCTGCTCCCCATCTTTGTAAATGGGGGTTAGAAATTAAATCtacataaaaattaaattaacTGCTTCTTAATCTCACCTCATTTTTCCAGGATCAGGAGTTTAGAAAGAATTTCAGTATCACAGCACTACGAAAACGTGAATAAATTCTACACACCTGTGTACTGTCAGGTTGGCCATATCGTAGTGCGGTGGCAAAATGTTCGCAGTTCATCATGACCACGTTGTAGTCTATCTCCATCCCAACACATTTGTTTGCAGCTCTAATTATTTCGTCTACAGGCTTGACTTTATATTTTCTGTCCTTCTCGTTGTTGACCTCCCACTTGTCTTTCCCTGCCACTTCTGAAAGCTTTTCTTTCTTCACCACTGCCTTTTTTGTGTCGGCAGACAGAGGAATAGAGGAAAAACTTCCTGTAACCCCATCTTaagaacagagagagaaaagaaactcaGAAACATTGACCATTAGGCCTAGATTCCCTGCATTTCATCAACAACATTGTTTCAAGAAgacatcagttgttgttgttttgacaaatattatttttaaaaaattgttagtcactcttatataataataataataataataataataataataataataataataataattttttatttgtttttttaatttatttttattaaaggttttttcagtttacaaagacatgggcagtgtctctcatagcatttttacagatcagtttcaattgttgagacattggggaggaaaagggggagagcggtagataagggaagggggtgggggtagtgtgacaatgtttctagtttacttaaagtgtgttgggggggttgtcagcatcggttgtgcaggttctttgttgtgcatttgttttcctttgatggtgagagttgttggggttggcctaggatatagttttcttttgtggttggctgtggtggtctgttttatgtgagtagggtgggcgggtcaggttagccatattgatttgtatgctgttggtggatttctgtcgttgataattttttatttgtaccccgcccatctggctgagtcttcccagacactctgggcggctcccaattgagtattACAGcaaaacagcattaaatattaaaagcttccctaaacagggcagccttcagatgtcttttaaagataGAATAACtgctcatttccttgacatctggtggaagggtgttccacagggcgggtgccactaccgagaaggccctccatctggttccctgtaacctcacttctcgcaataagggaactgccagaaggctctcagagctggatctcagtgtccgggctgaacagtgggggtggagacgctccttcaggtatagaggaccgaggccatttagggctttaaaggtcagtaccaacactttgaattgtgctcggaaacgtactgggaactcttatcttgcccaaggcaacccaaaacaacttacaaccaACCAGAACACAATCTCTTGGCTCCAAAGCAGTCCTCTAACTGCCTTACAACAATTGCAAGTATCAGGTCATAGAACTTCCAGCAACAATTAgtcccaaaccagtggtgggggacccccccccccaaaaaaaatcaagggcTGCGTTTATTCAGGGGTAATCTGCCAATGTTCTCTGTCTTATTCTTCCCTCTCATAAAATCACCCTTCCTAGGAAATAAGGAGAAGCTCTTACCTGCAGACGTCAGGTGGACCACATATCCATTCCCTACGTAGATAGCCCAGTGTTGGTAACCACTTCGAAAAATCTCAATCTGGTCTCCAGGCTTTGGATTCTGCAAGAAGAAAGTGAGGCAATGTTTTCCTTGgctaaacagctgtgcaagtttactcagaagtaagtcccagtaGATTCAATGAAACATACTCCAAAGTACATAGGATCACAGCCACAGAGGCAGCCGTTTCTTTTATACTGTAGCTCAGAGATGGAGAACTTGtcgctttccagatgttgctggactacaactcccataaccccaGGGCATTAGCTATagtggctagggctgatgggagctggaatccaaccacATCTAGAAGACCACACCTGTGTAGGTTATGGCAGATATTTCTCCCAGACCTCACTCTGTGGCATTagcttttttattgtatttatcattttcaattttacaaatTTGCACAATAATATTAAACCAAATACATTTCCATTCACTTCCCTTCTCCCTGTCCATGGCTCATTTTATTAAACCTTTACTACTGCATATTCtatatttttcaattttctctctttttcactttTTGTTCCAGTATGCTTCATACTGCTGAATCCTGTTAAcagtttaaaatgtttgtaatgattttttaaatattctacAATTCTTTCCCAGTCTTCATTAGAAGTCATTTCTTATTCTAGGGCTGTCTTAAGTCCTGGCTGATTTTTGCTGAATCCAgctttaacacccccccccaatggcaacTCTGGACATTTGTATATATTATATCAATTTCATCTGACATTCCTCCTATGTTGGT is a window of Zootoca vivipara chromosome 12, rZooViv1.1, whole genome shotgun sequence DNA encoding:
- the LOC118091976 gene encoding phospholipase A and acyltransferase 3-like isoform X2, coding for MQTQRCWQNPKPGDQIEIFRSGYQHWAIYVGNGYVVHLTSADGVTGSFSSIPLSADTKKAVVKKEKLSEVAGKDKWEVNNEKDRKYKVKPVDEIIRAANKCVGMEIDYNVVMMNCEHFATALRYGQPDSTQAEIGLWGTLGGIVGAALLL
- the LOC118091976 gene encoding phospholipase A and acyltransferase 3-like isoform X1: MQTQRCWQNPKPGDQIEIFRSGYQHWAIYVGNGYVVHLTSADGVTGSFSSIPLSADTKKAVVKKEKLSEVAGKDKWEVNNEKDRKYKVKPVDEIIRAANKCVGMEIDYNVVMMNCEHFATALRYGQPDSTQVCRIYSRFRSAVILKFFLNS
- the LOC118091976 gene encoding phospholipase A and acyltransferase 3-like isoform X3 codes for the protein MAQNPKPGDQIEIFRSGYQHWAIYVGNGYVVHLTSADGVTGSFSSIPLSADTKKAVVKKEKLSEVAGKDKWEVNNEKDRKYKVKPVDEIIRAANKCVGMEIDYNVVMMNCEHFATALRYGQPDSTQVCRIYSRFRSAVILKFFLNS